In Thermosphaera sp., a genomic segment contains:
- a CDS encoding phosphoadenosine phosphosulfate reductase family protein, producing the protein MRWAWPRVARIYWDPWRNTPIVKPRQEEIDLYYVVRLSEPGDARPAFQGDVEKLRSAVLYEYGDSRLFSRFFENQFLLLNKVPHWDQMWEVVASGNVLGQLYYDPFREKWRFRLTHSGALLALEEGLVEQYRVDGPVYVGRAVGSAELQGVQAVIVDSKGRVRGLAEKYDGRLIVVKTFLEKPRPVETSGRAVSMSDVIRFNEEGLKALEEASTRFLEKLHGKYRLPIVVSYSGGKDSLIALDLTVRALGGGEMIFNDTGLELPETLRNVEEVSEKYGLRLHVASAGDAFWRGVEVFGPPGKDYRWCCKIAKLVPIAKLARGLWPNGAFNVVGQRAFESLDRAKSPRVWRNKWIPHLVTTSPIQYWSQLAGWLYIFKHDLPFNKLYLKGFDRLGCYLCPSSTLAEFKDVEETYPELWEKWRRILEQWRRSLNQPEEWVKLGLWRWLTPATAKKRVARHVQGYVVDWREEYRRRLLAGRIGLAPVARRLVGEELTVEFNKRVLEPSYAEVFKQNVEGIGYKYEEGAGGVVVSSASTSIAIEGSAVTVKPFRDGENLEDLVDVLKIIYRMYGCVKCGSCILWIPKGAGRLTQQGPVLAENVGGDERKRYLEACPISDQLVEKIVVALILDSPKAFKRPSRRRVKTRR; encoded by the coding sequence ATGCGGTGGGCTTGGCCGAGGGTGGCTAGGATATACTGGGATCCCTGGCGGAACACGCCGATAGTGAAGCCGAGGCAGGAGGAAATAGACCTCTACTACGTTGTGAGGCTGTCCGAGCCGGGGGATGCCCGCCCGGCTTTCCAGGGAGATGTGGAGAAGCTGAGGAGCGCCGTGCTCTACGAGTACGGGGATTCACGCTTGTTCTCGAGGTTCTTCGAGAACCAGTTCCTCCTCCTCAACAAGGTCCCCCACTGGGATCAGATGTGGGAGGTTGTTGCCTCGGGCAACGTGCTGGGCCAGCTCTACTACGACCCTTTCAGGGAGAAGTGGAGGTTCAGGCTGACTCACTCGGGAGCCCTCCTGGCCCTGGAGGAGGGGCTTGTCGAGCAGTACAGGGTTGACGGGCCCGTGTACGTTGGGAGGGCTGTGGGGAGTGCTGAGCTCCAAGGGGTTCAAGCCGTCATAGTGGACTCTAAGGGCAGGGTGAGGGGTCTTGCGGAGAAGTATGATGGGAGGCTGATCGTGGTTAAAACCTTCCTGGAGAAGCCCAGGCCTGTTGAGACGAGCGGGAGGGCTGTGTCGATGAGCGATGTGATACGTTTTAATGAGGAAGGGTTGAAGGCTCTCGAGGAGGCTTCGACGAGGTTTCTTGAGAAGCTGCATGGAAAGTATCGCCTGCCCATTGTCGTCTCGTACTCGGGGGGCAAGGACAGCTTGATAGCCCTGGACTTAACGGTGAGAGCACTGGGTGGAGGGGAGATGATCTTCAATGACACCGGGCTGGAGCTCCCTGAGACCCTTAGAAACGTTGAGGAGGTTTCGGAGAAGTATGGGCTGAGGCTTCACGTAGCATCAGCCGGTGATGCCTTCTGGAGGGGGGTTGAGGTGTTCGGCCCGCCTGGGAAGGACTATAGGTGGTGTTGCAAGATAGCCAAGCTGGTTCCTATAGCCAAGCTTGCGAGGGGCTTGTGGCCTAACGGGGCCTTCAACGTTGTGGGTCAGAGGGCTTTCGAGTCGCTTGACAGGGCGAAGAGCCCGAGGGTTTGGAGGAATAAGTGGATACCCCACTTGGTTACTACTTCGCCGATTCAGTACTGGAGCCAGCTTGCAGGATGGCTGTACATCTTCAAGCACGACCTACCCTTCAACAAGCTGTACTTGAAGGGTTTCGACAGGCTGGGCTGCTACCTCTGCCCGTCCAGCACTCTAGCCGAGTTCAAGGATGTTGAAGAAACCTACCCAGAGCTCTGGGAGAAGTGGAGGAGAATTCTCGAGCAGTGGAGGAGGAGTTTGAACCAGCCTGAGGAGTGGGTTAAGCTCGGCTTGTGGAGGTGGCTCACGCCGGCTACGGCTAAGAAGAGGGTTGCCAGGCATGTTCAAGGATACGTTGTCGACTGGAGGGAGGAGTATAGGAGGAGGCTTCTCGCTGGCAGGATAGGCCTGGCCCCTGTGGCGAGGAGGCTGGTTGGGGAGGAGCTGACTGTCGAGTTCAATAAGAGAGTGCTGGAGCCGTCCTACGCCGAAGTGTTCAAGCAGAATGTTGAGGGGATAGGGTACAAGTACGAGGAGGGTGCGGGCGGAGTGGTTGTTTCCTCGGCGAGCACGAGCATCGCGATAGAGGGGAGCGCAGTGACTGTTAAGCCCTTCAGGGATGGTGAAAACCTCGAAGACCTCGTCGACGTCTTGAAGATAATATATAGGATGTATGGTTGCGTTAAGTGTGGAAGCTGCATCCTGTGGATCCCGAAGGGGGCTGGCAGGCTGACCCAGCAGGGGCCGGTGCTCGCCGAGAACGTGGGCGGTGACGAGAGGAAACGCTACCTGGAGGCTTGCCCCATAAGCGACCAGCTCGTCGAGAAAATAGTAGTAGCTTTAATACTTGACAGCCCGAAAGCCTTCAAGAGGCCCTCGCGTAGAAGAGTTAAAACCAGGAGGTAG
- the cedA1 gene encoding DNA import protein CedA1, whose amino-acid sequence MDMLEFVRSLTLTIVGLAWIVFMLSWAVGWVLKGLPLPFMRVKKTGARMIEDTVWAAFWLAMGTTVFAAISYIVSIVYQPMPPPPPV is encoded by the coding sequence ATGGACATGCTCGAGTTCGTGAGAAGCCTAACCCTCACCATAGTCGGGCTGGCATGGATAGTCTTCATGCTCTCGTGGGCGGTTGGCTGGGTCCTGAAAGGGCTGCCCCTCCCCTTCATGCGCGTCAAGAAAACAGGGGCAAGAATGATAGAGGACACCGTCTGGGCCGCGTTCTGGCTGGCCATGGGGACAACGGTGTTCGCCGCGATATCCTACATCGTCTCAATAGTCTACCAGCCCATGCCCCCGCCGCCCCCGGTTTGA
- a CDS encoding TraM recognition domain-containing protein has protein sequence MDYAVRDFSEASARRYMEAFATIISKLPVNAEVRVVKDEVDVKWFTRRLVNEILNTRVRLESSMDEHSRVKHRVRLDTLSKLYEAVLKGEALSKTVIVVKIRARARRLEEARSILDYHESAVSSVFKNYYGLVLERASKKELARLLALDLNLDEPSRMPSVVAESLRLGFLHPFPLEKKYAGLEGVFIGVDLRDGGAVLIPVEQLFKHMVVIGPTGRGKTTLLAAMIESATIAEELRITSLDFKGDLVKYLPPKLLRVYTPDDIVVNLAQRPPYTTEPDWRMIVTDALSNALNADPGKIVEALEPVEKAGVSALLHRGESSILLPLFELFNRPGRYEALEGLHGENSLIDLSSKSLLYQNVYAGVIIGVLRHALLKRGGLGNLIVVDEAWRVGRLRSLAELVKEGRSRRVGVVLATQNPGDLPREILENASNIVFFGSLDEEYVARALKTTGLSEDYAQHVRRLGVGEALYVNADSAAPVFLRVKTPLSLNPS, from the coding sequence GTGGACTACGCGGTGAGGGATTTCTCGGAGGCGTCGGCGAGGCGCTACATGGAGGCTTTCGCCACCATCATCAGCAAGCTCCCCGTGAACGCGGAGGTCAGAGTGGTCAAGGATGAAGTAGACGTTAAATGGTTTACGAGGAGGCTGGTCAACGAGATCCTCAACACAAGGGTTAGGCTCGAATCCTCGATGGATGAGCACTCAAGGGTGAAGCACAGGGTCAGGCTCGACACTCTCAGCAAGCTATACGAGGCGGTTTTGAAGGGGGAGGCCCTTTCTAAAACCGTGATCGTAGTCAAGATCAGGGCGAGGGCGAGGCGGCTCGAGGAAGCCCGCTCAATCCTCGACTACCACGAGTCAGCCGTTTCAAGCGTCTTCAAAAACTACTACGGGCTCGTCCTGGAGAGGGCGTCTAAGAAGGAGCTTGCAAGGCTCCTGGCGCTTGACCTGAACCTCGACGAGCCGAGCCGTATGCCCTCAGTGGTCGCCGAGTCGCTGAGGCTTGGCTTCCTCCACCCGTTCCCGCTCGAGAAGAAGTACGCGGGGCTGGAGGGAGTCTTCATAGGGGTCGACCTCAGGGACGGCGGGGCGGTGCTAATCCCCGTTGAACAGTTGTTCAAGCACATGGTAGTAATAGGTCCAACGGGCAGGGGGAAGACGACCCTGCTGGCGGCGATGATAGAGTCCGCGACCATTGCGGAGGAGTTAAGGATCACCTCCCTGGACTTCAAGGGAGACCTCGTCAAATACCTGCCCCCAAAGCTCCTCAGGGTCTACACCCCCGACGACATAGTGGTGAACCTGGCTCAGAGGCCCCCGTACACCACCGAGCCGGATTGGAGGATGATAGTCACCGACGCGCTGTCAAACGCTTTAAACGCCGACCCGGGCAAGATCGTTGAAGCCCTGGAGCCGGTTGAGAAGGCAGGGGTTTCAGCCCTCCTCCACAGAGGGGAGAGCAGCATACTGCTCCCCTTGTTCGAGCTCTTCAACAGGCCGGGCCGCTACGAGGCTTTAGAGGGCTTGCACGGAGAGAACTCCCTCATCGATCTAAGCAGCAAGAGCCTCCTCTACCAGAACGTTTACGCCGGAGTCATCATAGGGGTGTTGAGGCACGCGCTCTTAAAGAGGGGAGGTCTGGGAAACCTGATCGTAGTGGATGAAGCCTGGAGGGTCGGCAGGCTGAGGAGCCTCGCCGAGCTGGTGAAGGAGGGGCGGAGCAGGAGGGTTGGCGTCGTCCTAGCCACGCAGAACCCCGGGGACCTGCCCCGGGAGATACTGGAGAACGCCTCCAACATCGTTTTCTTCGGCTCCCTCGACGAGGAGTATGTTGCCAGGGCCTTGAAGACGACCGGGTTGAGCGAAGACTACGCGCAGCATGTGAGGAGGCTTGGAGTGGGGGAGGCGCTGTACGTTAACGCTGATTCAGCCGCCCCGGTGTTCCTGAGGGTTAAAACGCCGCTCTCGCTGAACCCTTCTTGA
- a CDS encoding putative RNA uridine N3 methyltransferase: MTEVSVAIPTSILQVESTLLLKTLRVHQVARTLSIFGVSTAVFYRDFETGEQEHEEYAELIRRQWSFFFTPPYLRRRLVPIHPLLRHVGMLPPIRLSWFDAPRELEPGDERVAFIAKSKRGFKAHVDSSRVFKAVGDCREGFSVVRVSSPESGVVECLDKEFYRGPRLVFKNSLKQVYEDSAGFKIIATSRYGRVPGVDDLLALGMHERVLIVFGSPRRGLHEMARAEGIGELGEVWNTVPGQLVKTVRTEEALIITLGLVNYALRLKGL, translated from the coding sequence ATGACTGAGGTCTCGGTAGCAATCCCCACGAGCATCCTCCAGGTCGAGTCCACCCTCCTCCTGAAAACCCTCAGAGTCCACCAGGTTGCGAGGACGCTGAGCATATTCGGGGTTTCAACAGCTGTTTTCTACAGGGATTTCGAAACAGGGGAGCAGGAGCACGAGGAGTACGCTGAGCTGATACGGAGGCAGTGGAGCTTCTTCTTCACACCCCCCTACCTCAGGAGGAGGCTCGTGCCGATCCACCCGTTGCTCAGACACGTCGGCATGCTCCCCCCGATACGCCTCTCATGGTTCGACGCCCCCAGGGAGCTGGAGCCCGGGGATGAGAGAGTAGCTTTCATCGCGAAGTCGAAAAGAGGCTTCAAAGCCCACGTCGACTCCTCCCGGGTTTTCAAGGCGGTGGGAGACTGCCGCGAGGGCTTCAGCGTGGTCAGGGTTTCAAGCCCGGAGTCCGGGGTCGTCGAGTGCTTGGACAAGGAGTTCTACAGGGGTCCCCGCCTTGTCTTCAAGAACAGCTTGAAGCAAGTATACGAGGACAGCGCGGGCTTCAAGATCATAGCGACCAGCAGGTATGGGCGGGTGCCCGGGGTCGACGACCTCCTCGCGCTGGGGATGCATGAGAGGGTTCTAATAGTGTTCGGCTCCCCTAGGAGGGGGCTTCACGAAATGGCTAGGGCGGAGGGGATCGGGGAGCTCGGAGAGGTCTGGAACACTGTGCCGGGGCAGCTGGTCAAGACCGTGAGGACGGAGGAGGCTTTAATAATAACTCTGGGATTGGTGAATTATGCTTTAAGATTAAAAGGGCTTTGA
- a CDS encoding 50S ribosomal protein L3, whose product MGHRKLHAPRHGSLGVRPRKRAEEMTPRVRTWPSKTWAELALEKHGKEAEKRGLSSKPTLLGFAAYKAGMTHALIVEDKPHTPFTGKEVFTPVTILDAPPIVILGLRAYGFGEQGGLVSLGEAWRSPVEAVKKAYEQYYSGNPLLTESADGVVRKYLLGLRKLNHGLVKPDPSGAYGFKFVETNWEEAFKKVFTGDVVEVRAIASTIPVLSGFGKKKPEIIEVKIGGGGVDEVVKYGEAILGGLVTARDVFTEGQFIDVIGVTKGKGFQGVVKRFGVKELPRWHKHRKGSRKIGSRSPAFGTMSEPPQAGQMGFHRRTDYNKRVLKIGENGLEATPSGGFLGYGLVYGPYLMVKGTVFGPSKRLLILRHPVRPPSWIPLEAPKITYLSLESKQGA is encoded by the coding sequence ATGGGCCATAGAAAGCTGCACGCGCCGAGACACGGAAGCCTTGGCGTGAGGCCGAGGAAGAGAGCGGAGGAGATGACTCCGCGCGTCAGGACCTGGCCCAGCAAGACATGGGCTGAGCTGGCGTTGGAGAAGCATGGGAAGGAGGCTGAGAAGCGCGGACTGTCTTCGAAGCCAACGCTCCTCGGCTTCGCCGCCTACAAGGCCGGAATGACTCACGCCTTAATAGTCGAGGATAAACCCCACACCCCCTTTACCGGGAAGGAGGTTTTCACACCCGTCACGATACTCGATGCCCCGCCCATCGTTATCCTTGGTTTACGTGCTTACGGTTTCGGGGAGCAAGGCGGCCTCGTCTCGCTGGGCGAGGCCTGGAGGAGCCCTGTTGAAGCCGTTAAGAAGGCTTACGAGCAATACTACAGCGGCAATCCACTGCTGACGGAGAGCGCTGACGGCGTCGTTAGAAAGTATCTACTGGGGCTGAGGAAGCTTAACCACGGGCTCGTCAAGCCGGACCCCAGCGGCGCATACGGGTTCAAGTTCGTAGAGACGAACTGGGAGGAGGCTTTCAAGAAGGTGTTCACCGGCGACGTCGTCGAAGTCAGGGCGATAGCCTCCACAATACCCGTGCTCTCGGGCTTCGGCAAGAAGAAACCGGAGATAATTGAAGTAAAGATAGGCGGCGGAGGAGTCGATGAGGTAGTTAAGTACGGCGAAGCAATCCTGGGAGGCTTGGTGACGGCGCGCGACGTGTTCACCGAGGGACAGTTCATCGACGTGATAGGCGTGACCAAGGGCAAGGGGTTCCAGGGCGTTGTGAAGAGGTTCGGCGTCAAGGAGCTGCCGAGGTGGCATAAGCACAGGAAGGGTAGCAGGAAGATAGGGTCGAGAAGCCCTGCGTTCGGGACGATGAGCGAGCCCCCGCAGGCTGGCCAAATGGGCTTCCACAGGAGGACAGACTACAACAAGCGGGTCTTGAAGATAGGCGAGAACGGGCTCGAGGCAACCCCGAGCGGAGGCTTCCTCGGCTACGGCCTCGTCTACGGCCCCTACTTAATGGTCAAGGGCACGGTCTTCGGCCCTTCGAAGAGGCTCTTGATACTGAGGCACCCGGTTAGGCCGCCCAGCTGGATACCTTTGGAGGCGCCCAAGATCACGTATTTGAGCTTAGAGAGCAAGCAGGGTGCTTAG
- the rpl4p gene encoding 50S ribosomal protein L4, giving the protein MTWTLMAPREVEGLTVKVFNIDGEAVESIALPPVFQLPVRKDLIRRAFLSAFTAMLQPKGRDPMAGRRTTAKYWGVGYGIARVPRLPNGTARFVVSARKGHAAFPPTPEEKIHEEVNKKERVQAIASALAAASRLELVKARGHVFSAEAVPIVVDDEVEERIENSKQAREWLIKLGLWDDVVRSQQGIRIRAGRGKMRGRRYVEPKSILFVLTGYDKPLARAVRNLPGVDIATPGNLSVLHLAPGGVPGRLTVFSKKALEEVAGKFEVVFL; this is encoded by the coding sequence ATGACCTGGACTCTGATGGCTCCGAGAGAGGTTGAAGGATTAACCGTTAAGGTATTCAACATCGACGGCGAAGCAGTCGAGAGCATAGCCCTCCCCCCGGTGTTCCAGCTACCGGTTAGGAAGGACTTGATAAGAAGGGCGTTCCTCTCAGCCTTCACGGCGATGCTTCAGCCAAAGGGCAGGGACCCGATGGCCGGTAGGAGGACGACAGCCAAGTACTGGGGAGTAGGCTACGGAATAGCCAGGGTTCCAAGACTCCCGAACGGAACAGCGAGGTTCGTAGTGAGCGCTAGGAAGGGCCACGCGGCCTTCCCGCCGACTCCCGAGGAGAAGATCCACGAGGAGGTGAACAAGAAGGAGAGGGTTCAAGCGATAGCCTCCGCGCTCGCCGCTGCTTCGAGGCTCGAGCTGGTTAAAGCCCGCGGCCACGTCTTCAGCGCTGAGGCAGTACCGATCGTCGTCGACGACGAGGTCGAGGAGAGGATAGAGAACTCCAAGCAGGCTAGGGAGTGGCTCATCAAGCTCGGCCTATGGGATGATGTCGTGAGGAGCCAGCAGGGGATTCGCATAAGGGCTGGCAGGGGGAAGATGAGGGGTAGGAGGTACGTTGAGCCCAAGAGCATTCTATTCGTCCTCACAGGCTACGATAAACCGCTGGCAAGGGCGGTGAGAAACCTCCCGGGCGTAGACATCGCGACCCCTGGAAACCTCAGCGTGCTGCATCTAGCGCCCGGAGGCGTCCCCGGGAGACTGACTGTTTTCTCAAAGAAGGCTTTAGAGGAGGTAGCCGGGAAGTTCGAGGTGGTGTTCCTGTGA
- a CDS encoding 50S ribosomal protein L23: MSSDVERLYKIIVRPVQSEKALGMIDKQNTLTFIVDINATKSEVKKAVETLFNVKVEKVRTMITTKGEKKAYVKLAPEYKASDVAAQIGLI, from the coding sequence GTGAGCAGCGACGTGGAGAGGCTCTACAAGATCATTGTGAGGCCTGTTCAGAGCGAGAAGGCGCTCGGCATGATAGACAAGCAGAACACGCTGACGTTCATAGTGGATATAAACGCTACAAAGAGCGAGGTTAAAAAAGCCGTGGAGACGCTGTTCAACGTTAAAGTTGAAAAAGTCAGAACCATGATAACCACTAAGGGGGAGAAGAAGGCCTACGTGAAGCTAGCCCCGGAGTACAAGGCTAGCGACGTAGCCGCTCAGATAGGGTTGATCTAG
- a CDS encoding 50S ribosomal protein L2 gives MGKRLIVQRRGRGSPNFRTPDHIHVAPAKYPLVAFDKTFKGVVSDFVHDPGRWVPLAEIELENGLVFYTPAVEGMYKGQVVEMGPSAKPVHGNILPIGAIPEGTQVCNIEKNPGDGGRFVRASGTYAIIVGRAGGKTQVQLPSGKIIEVPNEARATVGVVAGGGRLEKPLLKAGAAHYKWSAKSRWWPRVRGVAMNAAFHPHGGGSHQHVGRPSTVSKMTPPGRKVGHIAARRTGRRKG, from the coding sequence ATGGGTAAGAGGCTTATAGTGCAGAGAAGGGGGCGCGGATCCCCTAACTTCAGGACGCCCGACCACATACATGTTGCGCCGGCTAAATACCCGCTGGTAGCGTTCGACAAGACGTTCAAGGGCGTGGTGTCAGACTTCGTCCACGACCCCGGGAGATGGGTGCCGTTGGCTGAGATAGAGCTCGAGAACGGGCTGGTCTTCTACACTCCAGCGGTCGAGGGGATGTACAAGGGGCAAGTCGTAGAGATGGGTCCGTCGGCTAAACCCGTCCACGGGAACATCCTCCCGATAGGAGCAATACCCGAGGGCACGCAGGTATGCAATATCGAGAAGAACCCGGGCGACGGGGGCAGGTTCGTCAGAGCCAGCGGAACATACGCTATCATAGTGGGCAGGGCGGGAGGCAAGACCCAGGTCCAGCTTCCAAGCGGCAAGATAATCGAGGTTCCGAACGAGGCGAGAGCCACGGTCGGAGTGGTTGCGGGAGGCGGAAGGCTCGAGAAGCCTTTGCTCAAGGCTGGAGCAGCCCACTACAAGTGGAGCGCTAAGTCTAGATGGTGGCCCAGGGTCAGGGGCGTAGCAATGAACGCGGCTTTCCACCCGCACGGCGGCGGAAGCCACCAGCACGTTGGGAGGCCTTCAACAGTATCGAAGATGACTCCTCCGGGCAGGAAGGTTGGCCACATAGCGGCTCGGAGGACCGGGAGGAGGAAGGGCTAG
- a CDS encoding MoxR family ATPase produces MPASNPREDPVVKKVFETYDPVVKKRERVRDPEEMIDSLRREFKLVVKPHVVYLTIASFMNNRPVLFEGPPGTGKTEIGEAVLFLWSGKSPFILPCSENYDEYRVIGDFHPAMAMAKGFNEESFVPRPLLAALIMGTGVLIDEIRRSSEEFQNMLLDIIDKRRIVIPELRKVYSQPSDDFQVILTSNPLDIAQGELSDAFLRRVVRIEFKYPSVEEEYEIVRLKLGGLVEKLSDEAVLKAISIVNHLRDKANYKPGISDTVTWLTMAALLAEARGKSRVGDEELKQAGFSTLYKNPEDEDLINEVLR; encoded by the coding sequence ATGCCCGCTTCCAATCCCCGCGAAGACCCCGTGGTGAAGAAGGTTTTCGAAACATACGACCCTGTCGTCAAGAAGAGGGAGAGAGTGAGAGACCCTGAGGAAATGATCGACTCGCTGAGGAGGGAGTTCAAGCTCGTCGTCAAGCCCCACGTGGTCTACTTAACCATTGCCTCCTTCATGAACAACAGGCCGGTCTTATTCGAGGGTCCGCCGGGGACGGGGAAGACCGAGATAGGGGAAGCAGTCCTATTCCTGTGGTCGGGCAAATCACCCTTCATTCTTCCATGTAGCGAGAACTACGACGAGTACAGGGTGATAGGCGACTTCCACCCTGCAATGGCCATGGCGAAGGGGTTCAACGAGGAAAGCTTCGTCCCGAGACCCCTGCTCGCGGCTTTAATCATGGGTACTGGAGTATTGATCGACGAGATAAGGAGGAGTAGCGAGGAATTCCAGAACATGTTGCTCGACATAATAGATAAGAGGAGGATAGTGATCCCCGAGTTGAGGAAGGTCTACTCCCAGCCGAGCGATGACTTCCAGGTCATCTTGACCAGCAACCCCTTGGACATCGCGCAGGGGGAGTTGAGCGACGCCTTCCTGAGGAGGGTTGTGAGAATAGAGTTCAAGTACCCCAGTGTCGAGGAGGAATACGAGATCGTCAGGCTGAAGCTCGGAGGCCTCGTAGAGAAGCTCAGCGACGAAGCCGTGCTCAAGGCCATTTCGATAGTCAATCACCTCAGGGATAAGGCGAACTATAAGCCCGGGATATCGGACACCGTCACCTGGCTCACCATGGCGGCCCTGCTCGCCGAGGCGAGAGGGAAGAGCAGGGTCGGAGATGAGGAGTTGAAGCAGGCTGGTTTTTCAACGCTGTATAAAAATCCCGAGGACGAGGATCTGATTAATGAGGTCCTGCGTTAG
- a CDS encoding VWA domain-containing protein, whose translation MRSCVSENPDSLKRELVKRIDEQVSTAFRETGYTGLPVDKMLLYVKLCITLEAILKDKGGLEEYKEAVKRALGIKPPEKPSEESLASFSVNHSFQAKLSRLKTLRVSDILSRDSTPQEVMEYIWYRKTGVIRRHKSGGFIVDAERLKSVGNRGSITARDINKYLGEIPSSLWGKIVSGSMLEKMSKSEIIEFASRFYGRNPSIDRRIDQEVASRLSSGWPMSFDEYRRIEKIVSKVSSRIKREAIPPYALPFINTGSLTREEYSRLVERLEELPLRDRWRIVDKIYRSDQHAGLLKDLGAFTLAGVGNPERLREPSRSKSLLGKALMNYISFLLTRDPSYLDYSLYLAGKVDPDSLEPGLRRVYEGLVSRDSKKLLTAIARQNPAESVEALSYKVWEHASLQGRLELEPGVLKRAVEIGCAILNRAWSSRGRRAELKPSTVKGRVDVRKTMYRRVRMDDTILYRRRERRARVVGVVDVSGSMSRFSLWSILSLASISPVLSGVVIFSEKPTVYKGPGSKSQKLVVRYLENLFRHGFKGYTNISSALREAYRFCVRTGSNTIVLFSDLQQTVQDVDPWIEAGNIAAKGLRIIVFAPSRTDEKVVDLMKRAGCLVETVPSPEKIPKILKRKLNV comes from the coding sequence ATGAGGTCCTGCGTTAGCGAGAACCCCGACTCGCTGAAGAGGGAGCTCGTCAAAAGGATCGATGAACAGGTTTCAACAGCCTTCAGGGAGACGGGCTACACCGGGCTACCCGTGGATAAAATGCTCCTGTACGTGAAGCTGTGCATAACGCTTGAAGCCATTCTCAAGGACAAGGGGGGTTTGGAGGAGTATAAGGAGGCTGTTAAGCGGGCCCTCGGCATTAAACCGCCGGAGAAGCCCAGCGAGGAGTCCCTGGCTTCTTTCAGCGTAAACCACTCCTTTCAAGCAAAGCTCTCGAGGCTTAAGACCCTTAGGGTGTCGGACATATTGAGCAGGGATTCAACCCCGCAGGAGGTCATGGAGTACATATGGTATAGGAAGACGGGCGTGATAAGGAGGCATAAGAGCGGCGGGTTCATCGTCGACGCTGAGAGGTTGAAGAGCGTGGGCAACAGGGGCTCTATCACGGCTAGGGACATCAACAAGTACCTCGGCGAGATACCTAGCTCCCTATGGGGAAAGATAGTATCCGGGAGCATGCTCGAGAAGATGTCAAAGAGCGAGATAATAGAGTTCGCGAGCAGGTTCTACGGTAGAAACCCCAGCATCGACAGGAGGATAGACCAAGAGGTCGCGTCGAGGTTGAGCTCGGGCTGGCCAATGAGCTTCGATGAGTACAGGAGGATCGAGAAGATCGTGAGCAAGGTCTCCAGCAGGATTAAAAGAGAGGCCATCCCACCCTACGCGCTACCCTTCATTAACACGGGATCGTTGACCAGGGAGGAGTACTCCAGGCTCGTTGAAAGGCTAGAGGAGCTCCCGCTCAGGGACAGGTGGAGGATAGTTGACAAGATATACAGGAGCGACCAGCACGCGGGCCTCCTCAAGGACCTAGGGGCCTTTACGCTCGCCGGCGTTGGAAACCCTGAGAGATTGAGGGAGCCGTCGCGGTCTAAATCGCTCCTCGGGAAGGCCTTGATGAACTATATATCGTTCCTGCTTACAAGGGATCCATCATACCTCGACTACTCCCTGTACTTAGCCGGTAAGGTTGACCCCGACTCCCTGGAGCCGGGGCTCAGAAGGGTTTACGAGGGGCTGGTCTCCCGGGACTCCAAGAAGCTTTTAACAGCGATCGCTAGGCAGAACCCTGCCGAATCCGTTGAAGCCCTATCCTACAAGGTCTGGGAGCACGCGTCCCTCCAAGGCAGGCTCGAGCTAGAGCCCGGCGTCCTCAAGAGAGCGGTTGAAATAGGATGCGCGATCCTCAACAGGGCGTGGTCCAGCAGGGGAAGGAGGGCTGAGCTGAAGCCTTCGACCGTGAAGGGGAGGGTTGATGTCAGGAAGACCATGTATAGGCGCGTCAGAATGGACGACACCATCCTATACAGGAGGAGGGAGAGGAGAGCCAGGGTGGTCGGAGTCGTTGACGTCAGCGGGAGCATGTCGAGGTTCTCCCTATGGTCGATCCTCTCCCTGGCCTCCATATCCCCGGTTCTAAGCGGAGTCGTAATATTCTCCGAGAAGCCGACGGTCTACAAGGGGCCTGGTTCGAAGTCGCAGAAGCTAGTGGTAAGGTACTTGGAGAACCTGTTCCGCCACGGCTTCAAAGGATACACTAACATATCCAGCGCCCTCAGGGAGGCCTACAGGTTCTGCGTTAGAACGGGTTCGAACACCATTGTCTTGTTCAGCGACCTCCAGCAGACGGTTCAAGACGTTGACCCGTGGATCGAAGCCGGGAACATCGCGGCTAAGGGGCTGAGGATAATAGTTTTTGCCCCCTCTCGAACCGATGAGAAAGTAGTGGACTTGATGAAGAGGGCTGGCTGCCTGGTTGAAACAGTGCCGAGCCCTGAGAAGATACCAAAGATTTTAAAAAGGAAATTAAATGTTTAA